One Thiocapsa sp. genomic window carries:
- the trpB gene encoding tryptophan synthase subunit beta — protein MSTSPDNFDWDFAGAASARRSHPGAYDFPDAGGHFGPYGGMFVPETLMHPLEELRTAYERYMADPEFQAELDADLQDYVGRPSPLYHAERWSRELGGAQIFLKREDLNHTGAHKVNNTIGQALLARRMGKTRIIAETGAGQHGVASATVAARLGLECVVYMGEVDIARQEANVYRMRLLGARVVAVTSGSRTLKDALNEAMRDWVTNIDDTFYIIGTVAGPHPYPAMVRDFQAVIGREARAQMLARSGRLPDALVACVGGGSNAIGLFYPFIGDEGVAIYGVEAAGDGLQTGRHAAPLCAGRPGVLHGNRTYLMEDNHGQIVETHSISAGLDYPGVGPEHAWLKDSGRARYDSVTDDEALRAFHHLTRTEGIIPALESSHALAFVHKLAPTMRKDQTIIVNLSGRGDKDMHTVASHDGLVL, from the coding sequence ATGTCGACATCTCCCGATAACTTCGACTGGGACTTTGCCGGGGCCGCGAGTGCGCGGCGCTCGCACCCCGGGGCCTATGACTTTCCGGACGCCGGCGGTCATTTCGGACCCTACGGCGGGATGTTCGTCCCCGAGACCCTCATGCACCCGCTCGAAGAGCTACGTACCGCCTACGAGCGTTACATGGCCGATCCCGAGTTTCAGGCCGAGCTCGATGCCGACCTGCAGGACTATGTCGGCCGGCCATCGCCCCTTTATCACGCGGAGCGTTGGAGCCGCGAGCTCGGCGGTGCGCAGATCTTTCTCAAGCGCGAGGACCTCAATCACACCGGCGCACACAAGGTCAACAACACCATCGGTCAGGCCCTGCTCGCACGGCGCATGGGCAAGACCCGCATCATCGCCGAGACCGGCGCCGGTCAGCACGGGGTGGCGAGCGCGACCGTGGCGGCGCGGCTTGGGCTGGAGTGTGTCGTGTACATGGGCGAGGTCGATATCGCTCGCCAAGAGGCGAACGTCTATCGCATGCGCCTGCTCGGCGCGCGCGTGGTCGCGGTCACCTCCGGCTCGCGTACGCTCAAGGATGCGCTGAACGAGGCGATGCGTGACTGGGTGACGAACATCGACGACACCTTTTACATCATCGGCACCGTTGCCGGTCCGCACCCCTATCCGGCGATGGTTCGGGATTTCCAGGCGGTCATCGGTCGCGAGGCCCGTGCACAGATGCTCGCGCGCAGCGGGCGTCTGCCCGATGCCTTGGTCGCCTGCGTGGGCGGCGGCTCCAACGCCATCGGCCTCTTTTACCCCTTCATCGGGGACGAAGGCGTGGCCATCTACGGAGTCGAGGCCGCAGGCGACGGTCTGCAGACCGGTCGCCATGCCGCGCCGCTTTGCGCGGGTCGACCCGGCGTGCTGCACGGCAACCGCACCTATCTGATGGAAGACAATCACGGTCAGATCGTCGAGACCCATTCCATCTCGGCCGGGCTCGACTATCCGGGTGTCGGCCCGGAGCACGCCTGGCTCAAAGACAGCGGACGCGCCCGCTACGACTCGGTCACCGACGACGAGGCCCTGCGCGCCTTTCATCACCTGACACGGACCGAGGGCATCATCCCCGCGCTCGAGTCCAGTCACGCCTTGGCCTTCGTGCACAAGCTCGCCCCGACCATGCGCAAGGATCAGACGATCATCGTTAATCTCTCCGGTCGCGGGGACAAGGACATGCACACGGTCGCCAGTCACGACGGGTTGGTCTTATGA
- the trpA gene encoding tryptophan synthase subunit alpha, translated as MSRIAARFEQLRDRGRTALIPFVTAGDPSPAVTVPLMHAMVAAGVDLIELGVPFSDPIADGPVIQRATERALAQGVSLDDVLDMVRQFREQDTETPVILMGYLNPIEVMGYETFAVAAHGAGLDGALIVDVPPEEGHALVAMLKAQGLDLVYLLAPTSTEARIARIGEVASGFVYYVSVKGVTGAGNLDTGAVAEKVSLIKSLIRLPVGVGFGINNAETAATVARVADAVIVGSAIVSRIESLAATPERIPEAVAEFLTGLRQAIDEVDTHVA; from the coding sequence ATGAGTCGAATCGCCGCACGTTTCGAGCAGCTTCGCGACCGGGGTCGCACCGCGCTCATCCCCTTCGTCACCGCCGGTGATCCGTCGCCCGCCGTGACCGTGCCTCTCATGCATGCGATGGTTGCCGCGGGCGTGGATCTGATCGAGCTGGGCGTGCCCTTCTCCGATCCGATTGCCGACGGTCCGGTCATCCAGCGGGCGACCGAGCGGGCCTTGGCCCAAGGCGTCTCGCTGGACGATGTGCTCGACATGGTCCGGCAGTTCCGCGAGCAGGATACCGAGACGCCCGTCATCCTCATGGGTTATCTCAATCCGATCGAGGTGATGGGTTACGAGACCTTCGCGGTCGCGGCGCACGGGGCCGGATTGGACGGCGCCCTGATCGTGGATGTCCCGCCCGAGGAGGGGCACGCGCTGGTCGCGATGCTCAAGGCGCAGGGGCTGGATCTGGTCTATCTCCTGGCGCCGACCTCGACCGAGGCACGCATTGCGCGGATCGGCGAGGTCGCCTCCGGGTTCGTCTACTACGTCTCGGTCAAGGGCGTGACCGGGGCCGGAAACCTGGATACCGGCGCAGTGGCCGAGAAGGTGAGTCTCATCAAGTCGCTGATCCGGCTCCCGGTCGGGGTCGGTTTTGGAATCAACAACGCCGAGACCGCGGCTACGGTCGCCCGCGTCGCCGACGCGGTCATCGTCGGCAGCGCCATCGTGAGTCGGATCGAGTCGCTCGCCGCGACCCCGGAGCGTATCCCGGAGGCTGTCGCCGAATTTCTCACCGGTCTACGTCAGGCCATCGACGAGGTGGATACCCATGTCGCCTAA